The proteins below come from a single Cylindrospermopsis raciborskii Cr2010 genomic window:
- a CDS encoding Uma2 family endonuclease, with translation MYQSEAPPLKTISTDLPSQDIDKDIDEELDSTIHPRPPWETLPTMYDLPSENPEEPGLPDEFHDFQPQLLRETCQSSVYPREEMFIGTDLNLYYDVHHFSWYKRPDWFLVLGAPASETQQDMRLSYVIWQEGFAPFLIVELLSPGTEGEDLGKTLRSANKPPTKWQTYEQYLRSPYYIIFDRYENQLRVFQLLGIKYQAVELTESKFWFPELKLGVGVWSGKYQGIEGLWLRWYNEDGDWIATLAETAEQEKLRAEQEKLRAEQEKLRAEQEKQRAEQEKLRADKLAEKLAALGVSLDE, from the coding sequence ATGTATCAAAGTGAAGCACCTCCACTAAAAACCATATCCACGGATTTACCCAGTCAGGATATTGATAAGGATATTGATGAAGAATTAGACTCTACAATTCATCCCCGTCCACCCTGGGAAACCTTGCCCACCATGTATGACCTACCCAGTGAAAATCCGGAGGAACCAGGTTTGCCAGACGAATTTCATGACTTTCAACCCCAATTATTGCGTGAAACTTGCCAATCTTCAGTTTATCCCCGAGAGGAAATGTTTATTGGTACAGATTTAAACTTGTACTATGATGTGCATCATTTTTCATGGTATAAAAGACCAGATTGGTTTTTAGTATTAGGCGCACCCGCTTCTGAAACCCAGCAAGATATGCGGTTGAGTTATGTAATTTGGCAAGAAGGATTCGCTCCATTTTTAATAGTGGAATTATTATCACCAGGTACAGAAGGGGAAGATTTAGGAAAAACATTAAGAAGTGCCAATAAACCCCCAACAAAATGGCAAACTTATGAGCAGTATTTGCGCTCACCTTACTATATCATTTTCGACAGATATGAAAATCAACTGCGAGTATTCCAACTATTGGGAATAAAATATCAAGCGGTGGAACTGACAGAGTCAAAATTCTGGTTTCCTGAGCTAAAATTGGGGGTAGGAGTTTGGTCAGGAAAATATCAAGGTATAGAAGGTTTATGGCTACGTTGGTATAATGAAGATGGTGATTGGATAGCTACTTTAGCTGAAACAGCAGAACAGGAAAAACTACGAGCAGAACAGGAGAAACTACGAGCAGAACAGGAAAAACTACGAGCAGAACAGGAAAAGCAACGAGCAGAACAGGAAAAACTACGGGCGGACAAATTAGCTGAAAAATTGGCAGCTCTGGGTGTAAGTTTGGATGAATAA
- a CDS encoding Uma2 family endonuclease, which yields MYQSDVYSKPSYEPLPPQETLPTMYDLPSEYPEEPGLPDEFHLLQPELLRSTFCPPSYPKDNVFIGSDLNLYYDSKHTQWYKRPDWFAVLGVSRFYEQTELRLSYVTWCEGTYPFVVVELISPGTEKEDLGKNLREVNQPPNKWTVYEQILRIPYYFVYNRYTNEFHCFGLVMNRYQPLSINGLGIWLEEAELGLGLWVGEYQGLTRQWLRWYDKDNNWLPTPEERATQLAKQEKQRADLAEAELAKLRQLIAEQGINL from the coding sequence ATGTATCAAAGTGATGTGTATAGCAAACCCAGCTATGAGCCATTACCTCCTCAAGAAACATTACCAACAATGTATGACCTACCTAGCGAATATCCGGAGGAACCAGGCTTGCCAGACGAATTTCACCTTTTACAACCAGAATTATTGCGTAGCACCTTTTGTCCACCTTCTTATCCAAAAGATAATGTATTCATAGGTAGTGACTTAAATTTATACTATGACAGTAAGCATACACAATGGTATAAACGCCCTGATTGGTTTGCAGTTTTAGGTGTATCCCGTTTTTATGAACAAACAGAACTAAGATTAAGTTATGTTACTTGGTGTGAAGGAACATATCCATTTGTTGTGGTAGAACTAATATCACCAGGAACGGAAAAGGAAGACCTAGGTAAAAATTTACGAGAAGTTAATCAACCCCCTAATAAATGGACAGTATATGAGCAAATTCTAAGAATCCCCTATTATTTTGTCTATAACCGTTATACCAACGAATTTCACTGTTTTGGTTTAGTAATGAACCGTTATCAACCGCTATCTATTAATGGATTAGGAATATGGCTAGAAGAAGCTGAATTGGGTTTAGGATTATGGGTTGGAGAATATCAAGGACTAACCAGACAATGGTTGCGTTGGTATGATAAAGATAATAATTGGTTGCCTACTCCAGAAGAAAGAGCAACCCAACTGGCAAAACAAGAAAAACAGCGGGCAGATTTAGCGGAAGCAGAATTAGCTAAACTAAGACAATTAATAGCAGAACAAGGAATTAATTTGTAA